A part of Halobaculum sp. MBLA0143 genomic DNA contains:
- the fer gene encoding ferredoxin Fer, translating to MPTVEYLNYEVLDDHGWSMDDDDLFEKADEAGLDGEDYGSLDVNQGEYILEAAEAQGYDWPFSCRAGACANCAAIVKEGDIDMDMQQILSDEEVQEKNVRLTCIGSPAADDVRIVYNAKHLDYLQNRVI from the coding sequence ATGCCCACTGTCGAGTACCTCAACTACGAAGTGCTGGACGACCACGGCTGGTCGATGGACGACGACGACCTGTTCGAGAAGGCCGACGAGGCCGGTCTCGACGGCGAAGACTACGGCTCTCTGGACGTGAACCAGGGCGAGTACATCCTGGAGGCCGCCGAGGCCCAGGGGTACGACTGGCCGTTCTCGTGTCGTGCCGGCGCGTGCGCCAACTGCGCCGCCATCGTCAAGGAGGGTGACATCGACATGGACATGCAGCAGATCCTCTCCGACGAGGAGGTCCAGGAGAAGAACGTCCGGCTGACCTGTATCGGGTCCCCGGCTGCCGACGACGTGCGGATCGTCTACAACGCCAAGCACCTGGACTACCTCCAGAACCGCGTCATCTGA
- a CDS encoding creatininase family protein, translating to MNDTEPDETEQTSSDETGDATGFRDRVGTTGERPETDDDLYGMTWEAAGDAFLTADAAVLPTGSVEQHATHLPMSVDSLRADHLSAELVDAASEVGLRLVRLPVFSYGYSEHHVS from the coding sequence GTGAACGACACCGAACCCGACGAGACCGAGCAGACGAGCAGCGACGAGACCGGCGACGCCACGGGGTTCCGCGACCGCGTCGGCACGACCGGCGAGCGACCGGAGACGGACGACGACCTCTACGGGATGACCTGGGAGGCGGCGGGCGACGCGTTCCTGACGGCGGACGCGGCCGTTCTCCCGACCGGCAGCGTCGAACAACACGCCACCCACCTCCCGATGTCGGTGGACAGCCTCCGGGCGGACCACCTCTCGGCGGAGCTGGTCGACGCTGCGAGCGAGGTGGGTCTCCGGCTCGTCCGGCTCCCGGTGTTCTCGTACGGCTACTCGGAGCATCATGTAAGCTAA
- a CDS encoding anion permease, translating into MVSLLLVVGLAVAVFVGFNIGGSSTGVAFGPAVGSGLVSKLAAALLMSVFALLGAATAGRGVIDTLGGAIVPSSEFTLLVSVIILLFVGLALLVSNTFGVPASTSMTAVGAIAGLGVATGTLQEPEMARIVGWWLVSPVLAFWICAVVGRYLYPYLDANFRIDRSSGPVLERDGLSVGLADGTSREEFVGTVAVVVVACYMAFSAGASNAANAVGPLVGSPEANLSTDLGILVACGAIGLGAFTIARRTLDTVGNDLTDLPILAALIVEVVSASLIAFLSWIDVPASLAVSATMSIVGLGWGRATRTTTIGDAVRGDAPEVSVDALAAETAPAGGGGGETDDAGEVPGLGEEDDDLLAEDLFDPGTTGRVIFFWILTPSLSFAASWALFQFVPI; encoded by the coding sequence GTGGTCAGCCTCCTGCTCGTCGTCGGGCTCGCGGTCGCAGTGTTCGTCGGGTTCAACATCGGCGGGTCCTCCACGGGCGTCGCGTTCGGACCGGCGGTCGGCAGCGGGCTGGTGTCGAAGCTCGCGGCCGCCCTCCTGATGTCCGTGTTCGCGCTCCTGGGGGCGGCGACGGCCGGCCGCGGCGTCATCGACACCCTCGGGGGCGCTATCGTCCCCTCCTCGGAGTTCACCCTACTCGTCAGCGTGATCATCCTCCTGTTCGTCGGGTTGGCGTTGCTCGTCTCCAACACGTTCGGCGTGCCCGCGTCCACGTCGATGACTGCCGTCGGCGCCATCGCGGGGTTGGGGGTCGCTACCGGCACGCTCCAGGAGCCGGAGATGGCCCGGATCGTCGGCTGGTGGCTCGTCTCCCCCGTGCTCGCCTTCTGGATCTGTGCCGTCGTCGGCCGTTACCTCTACCCGTATCTCGACGCCAACTTTCGGATCGACCGTTCCTCCGGCCCCGTCCTCGAACGCGACGGGCTGTCCGTCGGGCTGGCCGACGGGACGAGCCGCGAGGAGTTCGTCGGCACGGTCGCGGTCGTCGTCGTCGCCTGTTACATGGCCTTCTCCGCCGGCGCGTCGAACGCCGCCAACGCCGTCGGACCGTTGGTCGGGTCGCCGGAGGCGAATCTCTCGACGGACCTCGGCATCCTGGTGGCGTGTGGCGCTATCGGCCTGGGCGCGTTCACTATCGCCCGCCGGACGCTGGACACCGTCGGCAACGACCTCACCGACCTGCCGATCCTGGCGGCGCTGATCGTGGAGGTCGTCTCCGCGAGCCTCATCGCCTTCCTCTCGTGGATCGACGTGCCGGCGTCGCTGGCCGTCTCGGCGACGATGAGTATCGTCGGCCTGGGCTGGGGACGTGCGACTCGGACGACGACGATCGGTGACGCCGTCCGCGGCGACGCCCCGGAGGTGTCTGTCGACGCGTTGGCCGCCGAGACGGCGCCCGCCGGCGGGGGTGGCGGCGAGACGGACGACGCCGGTGAGGTGCCGGGGCTCGGTGAGGAGGACGACGACCTGCTCGCCGAGGACCTGTTCGACCCCGGGACGACCGGCCGCGTCATCTTCTTCTGGATCCTCACGCCGTCGTTGTCGTTCGCGGCCTCCTGGGCGTTGTTCCAGTTCGTCCCGATCTGA
- a CDS encoding creatininase family protein, whose amino-acid sequence MNFPGTVTLSQDTYRDAIVDVGASLAEHGAERLILLNCHGGNREPLSLAVDRLGRDHDLTTHLVHWTDFARDRLEAAFGDDWGHAGEHETSVVELFRPDLVRETEKRPQQTREFPETTTYRYFDDVTEQGGLGDPTASDPALLSEIVPETTREILSKLRADVEDGW is encoded by the coding sequence ATGAACTTCCCCGGGACGGTGACGCTGTCACAGGACACGTACCGCGACGCGATCGTCGATGTCGGCGCGTCGCTGGCCGAACACGGCGCCGAGCGACTGATCCTCCTCAACTGTCACGGCGGCAACCGGGAGCCGTTGTCGCTGGCCGTCGACCGACTCGGCCGCGACCACGACCTGACGACCCACCTCGTCCACTGGACGGACTTCGCCCGCGACCGGCTGGAGGCGGCGTTCGGCGACGACTGGGGCCACGCCGGTGAACACGAGACGAGCGTGGTCGAGCTGTTCCGGCCGGATCTCGTCCGCGAGACGGAGAAACGCCCCCAACAGACCCGGGAGTTCCCCGAGACGACGACCTACCGGTACTTCGACGACGTGACCGAACAGGGTGGGCTGGGCGACCCGACCGCGAGCGACCCGGCGTTGCTGTCGGAGATCGTCCCCGAGACCACCCGCGAGATCCTCTCGAAGCTACGGGCAGACGTCGAAGACGGGTGGTGA
- the htpX gene encoding zinc metalloprotease HtpX, with protein MDWQTDWGLRGRMVVVVVLLAALYAGFLGAMSLYGVGMFGMILVMGLLMGGQLLFSDRLALYSMGAHEVSEQEYPELHRKVTRLSQQADLPKPTLAVADSRTPNAFAAGRSTKNATVCVTTGLLRTLDDDELEGVLAHELAHVKNRDVAIMTIASFLSTLAFMVVRWGWLFAGGDEQEGGGGVIVAVVASFVVWVLSFVLIRALSRYREFAADRGGAAITGKPGALASALMTIDGRMDKVPDDDLRGQAEMNAFFVIPIKSGTIGKLFSTHPDTETRIERLRDLEKEMETR; from the coding sequence ATGGACTGGCAGACAGACTGGGGCCTCCGCGGACGGATGGTCGTGGTCGTCGTACTACTCGCCGCGCTGTACGCCGGGTTCCTCGGCGCGATGTCGCTGTACGGCGTCGGCATGTTCGGCATGATCCTCGTGATGGGGCTGCTGATGGGTGGGCAGCTCCTGTTCAGCGACCGGCTCGCTCTCTACTCGATGGGCGCACACGAGGTGTCCGAACAGGAGTACCCGGAGCTCCACCGGAAGGTGACTCGACTGAGCCAACAGGCGGACCTCCCGAAGCCGACGCTGGCGGTCGCCGACAGCCGCACCCCGAACGCGTTCGCGGCCGGCCGGTCGACGAAGAACGCCACCGTCTGCGTGACGACCGGGCTGCTCCGGACGCTGGACGACGACGAACTGGAGGGTGTGCTCGCCCACGAGCTCGCCCACGTGAAGAACCGAGACGTGGCGATCATGACGATCGCCTCGTTCCTCTCGACGCTGGCGTTCATGGTCGTCCGGTGGGGGTGGCTGTTCGCCGGCGGCGACGAACAGGAGGGTGGCGGCGGCGTGATCGTCGCCGTGGTCGCCTCCTTCGTCGTCTGGGTGCTGTCGTTCGTCCTGATCCGGGCGCTCTCGCGGTACAGAGAGTTCGCCGCGGACCGGGGTGGGGCGGCAATCACCGGCAAGCCGGGTGCGCTCGCGTCCGCGCTGATGACGATCGACGGCAGGATGGACAAGGTGCCCGACGACGACCTCCGGGGACAGGCGGAGATGAACGCGTTCTTCGTCATCCCGATCAAGAGCGGCACGATCGGCAAGCTGTTCTCCACGCACCCGGACACGGAGACCCGCATCGAGCGGCTCCGTGACCTGGAGAAGGAGATGGAGACGCGCTGA